The following is a genomic window from Polyangia bacterium.
GCTTACTTGCCGCTGCGCAAATCGACGGTCACGTCGGCCGACAATCCCGGCCGCAACACCAGATCGGCCGGCGGGTCCACCCAGGCGATGCGAACCGGGATGCGCTGGACCACCTTGACGAAGTTGCCGGTGGCGTTGTCGGGCGGCAGCAACGAGAAGCTGGCGCCGGTGCCTCCGGCCAGGCTGTCCACGCGGCCGGTGAGCTTGCGGCCAGGGAAGGCGTCGATTTCGATCGTCGCCGTCTGGCCGGGACGCATCGAACCGATCTGCGTCTCCTTGAAGTTCGCCACCAGGTAGGTCGTGGCGGGAACCAGCTCGATCAGGGGCTGGCCCATCGACACCAGCTGGCCATCGTGCACCGCCAGCTTGGAGGCGTAACCGTCGGCGGGCGCGGTGATGCGCGCATAGCCAAGCTGCAGGCGGGCCAGGGACAGCGCGGCCTGGGCGCCGGCGACGCGCGCCACGGCCAGGGCGGCGCCGGCGCGGGCGGCGGCGATCTGCGGCGCCACCGGGGCGCTTTGGTTCACGCGCCCCTGCGCTTCGCCGACGCGGCTTTGGGCCCCGCGCCGCGCGTCGACGGCCAGCGCCACCTGCGCGTCGGCCTGGCTTTTGGCGGCGCGCGCGGAGTCGAGGGCGATCTGATCGCTTTCCAGCCGCTCTTGCGGGATCGCGCCCGCCTGGCGCAGCGTGCGCGAACGTCCGAGATCAATCTCCGCCTTCTTCAAATCGGCGGCGGCGCGCGCCGCCGCCGCCTTGGCGGAGGCCAGTTGCGCGTCGGCGCTGCCCACCCCGGCGGCCGTCCCGCTCAAGGCGGCGCGCGCGCTGGCGAGACCGCCCTTCGACGTGGCGTCGACGATCTGCACCTGCGCGTCGGCGGCGCTGGCTTGCGCCTGCGCGTTGGCCAGATCGGCCTCCGCTTGCTGCACGCGCGCTTGAAAGTCGGCCGGATCCAGCTCGACCAGCAGCTCGCCACGTTTGACCGCCTGGTTCTCGTGAATGTGCACGTTGGCCACCAGGCCGCCCACGCGCGCCGACACCGGCACGACGTCGGCTGCCACCTGCCCGTCATCGGTGCTTTCGCGGCCGCCGGTCAGCAACGAATAGGTGCCGACGCCGATCAGCGCCACCACCGCCACTATGCCCAGTACGATGAAGGGCTTGCGGCCGCGCGACGGTTTGGCCGGCGCCGCGCCCACCGCCACGGCGACGGGTGAGCCGTCGTTCTTGCGGCCGGCGGCGGCGACGTCGTTCTGGGGTTCTACCGTTGGTTGATTGCTGGTCTGTCTGGCTGTTTCCATCAGTGCTTCTCAGTGCAGTTCCATGCTGGCTTTGCGCGCGCTGGCCGGTCGGCGCAGCAAGAGCGCGAACGGGATAACAAATAGAAAAGCGATGCCGGCGAACAGAAACATTCGCTCAAAAGCCAGCAGCGACGCCTGTTGCGTCAGCATGCCGTCCAGGATGCGTACCGCCCCGGCGTGCGCCGCGCCGGCGTCCAGGCCGCGCGCGCCCAGGCCCGACTGAATCGCGTTCAAACGGGCCATCACCTCGGGCCGTCCGGGATCGATGTGGGAGGACAGACCGGAGCGCGCGGCAACCACAAAATGCGGCAACAAGGTGGCGAACGCCGCCAACCCCAGCGAGCCGCCGATCTGGCGCAGCAACGAATTCAGCCCGGTGGCGTCGGTCAGGCGATAGCGCGGAATGCCCGCCAGCGCGACGGTGGTCAGCGGCACGAACAGTGAAGCGAAACCAAACCCCTGAATGACGATCGCCGTGACCACCGACCGGGAGCTGGTATCCAGCGTGTAGTGCGACATCAGATAAGCGCTGAAAGCCACCAGCACCACCCCACAGATGACCAGGATGCGCGGTTGGACATAATTGTAAAGACGGCCCACCAGCGGGATCCCCACCATCATGGCGAAGGCCCGCGGCATCAGCGCCTCGCCCGACGCCAGCGCCGGAAAACCGAGCAGCTCTTGCATGAACAGAGGCAGCAAGAACGTTATCGACATCAAGATGGCGAACATCATCGCGCCGATCAGCGTCCCGGACAGGAACACCCGATCCTTGAACAGCGACAGATCGACGGCCGGCACCGGCGCGGTCAGCTCGCGAATGACGAAGGCGGCCAGCACGAACACCGCCAGGAACGAACAGACGGTGATGGCCTGCGAGGAGAACCAATCATTGCGGCTGCCCTCTTCCAGCACGTATTGCAGCGACGCCAATCCGGCGGTCATCAAGATGATGCCCTGCCAGTCCAGGTTCTTGCGCTGGGCGGCGGCGCGGGCGTGGTTCTCCCGGCGGATGTCGTCGGGCTCGTGCACGAACCGCGTGACCATGAAGATGCCTAAAAGGCCGATCGGCAGGTTGATATAGAAAATCCATTGCCAGGAAAAATTGTCCAGCAGGTACCCGCCCAGGGCCGGCCCCGCCGCCGGGCCCACCACCACCGCCAGACCGAACAGCGCCATGGCCATGCCTTGCTCTTCAGGCGGGAACGTCTGGCGCAAGATCGCCTGCTCGGTCGGTTGCAAGGCGCCGGCGCCCATGCCCTGCAGCGCGCGGAAGGCCACCATCATCGGCAGCGATCGGGCCAGGCCGCACAGCGCCGAACCCACCACGAACAGACCGAGCGAAAAAAGATAAACCCGTTTTTGCCCAAAAAACCGGCCCAGGAACGCGGTCAGCGGCATGACCACCACGGTGGCGATGACGAAGCCGGTGGTCACCCAGGTCATCTCTTCGACGGTGGCGCCCAGGGCCCCGGTCAGGTGCGGCGTGGCCACGGCGACGATCGACGTGTCGATGGCTCCCATCAGCGTCCCGAAGGTCACCGACAGCGTCACCACCCATTTGTTCACCGGAGCCCGAGCCAGCGGCGCGGTCATCGCGGCGGCGGTCACGCGGACGCCCCGCGCGAACCCAGGCCACCGAAGAAGGCGTCCAGCAGACGTTCCACCTCTGGCTTCATGCCCTGCCCCTTTTCGAAGACCAGGTCACGGATGACCAGGGCCCGCAGCATGCCCATGAAGAACACCGCGTCCAGATCGGCCAGCTCGGGCCGCAGCGAACGTTCGCGCACGCCTCGTTTCATCTCTTTTTCGATGCGCACATAGATGGCCCGCATGGCGTTGGTTTTCTTCGCCCAGGCCTGCGGGTACATCTGATGATAGCGGCCGATCTCCCGTTGCAAGACGATGCTGGTAAAGCGGCGGTGCTGTTCGCAGTGGGTGATGAAGCCGAGCAGGATGAGCCGCAGCCGCTCTCGCAGCGGCTGGCCCTGACCCTCACGGCTGGCGGCGTCGATCCGCTCGACCAGCTCGGCGTGGCGGGCGGCCAGAAGACCGGCCAGCAACGCCTCGCGATCGGCGAAGTGGTTGTAAAGCGTCCCCACCGACACGCCGGCCTTGGCGGCGATCATTCCCATGTGTGCGGCGTGCAGGCCGGCGTCACCGAATACTTCCTCGGCGGCGTCCATGATGGCGGTCATCGTCGTCTCCCGGATCCGGCGGCGCAGGCTTGGCCGCGCGATTCCAAGATTTGAACGACGGTTCATATTTTGAAATTTTGCTACCAAGCGCGCCGCGGATCAACGGCAAATTGAAGTTGAAATCGCCGCTGTTGACGGGGGCGCCAGAACGGGACGGGCCCAAAAAGAAAGGCCCCGGCCGACAAGCACCCACGTCTATCGCAGGAACAGTCCCGTCGGGTCCGGATCGTCATGCCCGCGGCGGCTCGGCCGCGCCGCCGCCGGGTCGGCGCCGGTCCCCAGCGGCAGCTCGACGATGAAGGTCGCGCCGTCGTTCGGCTGGCTTTCCACGCGGATGGTGCCGCCATGGGCGCTGACGTATCGCCGCGCCAACCACAAGCCGATGCCCCAACCACCATAGTTGCGGGTGGCGACGGCGCGTTCGAACTTTCCGAAAATGCGCTCGCGATCCTCGACGGCGATGCCGATGCCGTGATCGCGCACCGACATCACGGCACATTCGCCAACCTGTTCGATCGACACTTCCACCGGTTGGTTGCCGGAGAACTTGACGGCGTTGGACAGCAGATTGCGCATCACCAGTTCCAGCGCGGCCCGATCCCACCACCCTATCACCGGGCCGCTGGCCGACAACGTGATGGGGGGCGTGCCACCGCTGGCATCG
Proteins encoded in this region:
- a CDS encoding HlyD family secretion protein, which codes for METARQTSNQPTVEPQNDVAAAGRKNDGSPVAVAVGAAPAKPSRGRKPFIVLGIVAVVALIGVGTYSLLTGGRESTDDGQVAADVVPVSARVGGLVANVHIHENQAVKRGELLVELDPADFQARVQQAEADLANAQAQASAADAQVQIVDATSKGGLASARAALSGTAAGVGSADAQLASAKAAAARAAADLKKAEIDLGRSRTLRQAGAIPQERLESDQIALDSARAAKSQADAQVALAVDARRGAQSRVGEAQGRVNQSAPVAPQIAAARAGAALAVARVAGAQAALSLARLQLGYARITAPADGYASKLAVHDGQLVSMGQPLIELVPATTYLVANFKETQIGSMRPGQTATIEIDAFPGRKLTGRVDSLAGGTGASFSLLPPDNATGNFVKVVQRIPVRIAWVDPPADLVLRPGLSADVTVDLRSGK
- a CDS encoding DHA2 family efflux MFS transporter permease subunit, coding for MTAAAMTAPLARAPVNKWVVTLSVTFGTLMGAIDTSIVAVATPHLTGALGATVEEMTWVTTGFVIATVVVMPLTAFLGRFFGQKRVYLFSLGLFVVGSALCGLARSLPMMVAFRALQGMGAGALQPTEQAILRQTFPPEEQGMAMALFGLAVVVGPAAGPALGGYLLDNFSWQWIFYINLPIGLLGIFMVTRFVHEPDDIRRENHARAAAQRKNLDWQGIILMTAGLASLQYVLEEGSRNDWFSSQAITVCSFLAVFVLAAFVIRELTAPVPAVDLSLFKDRVFLSGTLIGAMMFAILMSITFLLPLFMQELLGFPALASGEALMPRAFAMMVGIPLVGRLYNYVQPRILVICGVVLVAFSAYLMSHYTLDTSSRSVVTAIVIQGFGFASLFVPLTTVALAGIPRYRLTDATGLNSLLRQIGGSLGLAAFATLLPHFVVAARSGLSSHIDPGRPEVMARLNAIQSGLGARGLDAGAAHAGAVRILDGMLTQQASLLAFERMFLFAGIAFLFVIPFALLLRRPASARKASMELH
- a CDS encoding TetR/AcrR family transcriptional regulator yields the protein MTAIMDAAEEVFGDAGLHAAHMGMIAAKAGVSVGTLYNHFADREALLAGLLAARHAELVERIDAASREGQGQPLRERLRLILLGFITHCEQHRRFTSIVLQREIGRYHQMYPQAWAKKTNAMRAIYVRIEKEMKRGVRERSLRPELADLDAVFFMGMLRALVIRDLVFEKGQGMKPEVERLLDAFFGGLGSRGASA